In one Desulfoferula mesophila genomic region, the following are encoded:
- a CDS encoding pilus assembly protein TadG-related protein: MGKSRFLNVLKRFGVESKGVVAVVVALVLVVLIGMAAMAIDIGYWFSSKSECQNAADAAALAGASKLLTWNTTTMDVTGVDPTAAFAEAKTFSLSNQNAGTSLDILENDCLMGWWDFASRSLDPSRTFPMTATTTDPDDVTAFRVHVRRDATMNLPITSFFASIFGINQVNIDVVATAYLGWVSNVNEGDVELPIALIADAVADGSSGEYTPRCGQELTFRSENTETAEWTNFFDSPTNDVDIRRYVTGAKTAPALDATTGDQLNVTNGSLSQVTFNKLVDRFEAERVPNAPGGTWKTWMPVIYPSGSANTAQLVGFVQIEITDVLTAPDKLVKGVIDCNSILPYSRGGGGNFGVRAGIPVLVE, from the coding sequence ATGGGCAAAAGCCGTTTTCTAAATGTGCTTAAGAGGTTTGGCGTAGAAAGCAAAGGCGTCGTTGCGGTGGTAGTGGCCCTGGTGCTCGTCGTCTTGATCGGCATGGCGGCCATGGCCATCGACATAGGCTACTGGTTCAGCAGCAAATCGGAATGCCAGAACGCCGCCGACGCCGCAGCGCTGGCGGGTGCCAGTAAGCTGCTAACTTGGAATACCACGACGATGGATGTAACCGGCGTGGACCCCACCGCCGCGTTCGCCGAAGCCAAGACTTTTTCCCTGAGCAATCAAAATGCCGGCACCAGCCTGGACATTTTGGAGAACGATTGCCTCATGGGTTGGTGGGATTTCGCCAGCAGGAGCCTGGATCCCAGCCGAACCTTTCCCATGACCGCCACGACCACCGACCCCGATGACGTCACCGCCTTTAGGGTGCATGTACGCCGCGACGCGACGATGAATTTGCCGATCACCTCGTTTTTCGCGTCCATATTCGGGATTAACCAGGTGAACATCGACGTGGTGGCCACGGCCTATCTGGGCTGGGTATCCAATGTGAATGAAGGCGATGTCGAGCTACCCATAGCCCTTATCGCCGATGCGGTGGCCGACGGCAGTTCGGGCGAATACACCCCAAGATGCGGGCAGGAACTCACCTTCAGGTCGGAAAACACCGAGACCGCAGAGTGGACCAACTTCTTCGATTCTCCGACCAACGACGTGGACATTAGGCGCTATGTGACGGGAGCGAAGACGGCGCCGGCCCTTGATGCGACCACCGGGGATCAGTTGAATGTGACCAACGGCTCCTTGAGTCAGGTCACCTTCAACAAGCTGGTGGATCGTTTCGAGGCCGAGAGAGTCCCCAATGCACCTGGCGGCACTTGGAAGACCTGGATGCCCGTGATCTACCCAAGCGGGTCGGCCAACACGGCCCAACTGGTGGGTTTCGTACAGATTGAGATTACCGATGTATTAACCGCACCGGATAAACTGGTAAAAGGTGTCATCGACTGTAACTCCATCCTTCCGTACTCGCGCGGTGGCGGAGGGAATTTCGGGGTCCGAGCTGGCATTCCCGTTTTAGTTGAGTGA